A part of Rhinatrema bivittatum chromosome 16, aRhiBiv1.1, whole genome shotgun sequence genomic DNA contains:
- the FDPS gene encoding farnesyl pyrophosphate synthase produces MSGDGKQQAAADRQEFVVFFQQIVRDLTADGLQHPEVGDAIARLKEVLEYNTPGGKYNRGLTVVASFRELVGPDVQKGENFQRALAVGWCIELLQAFFLVADDIMDYSETRRGHPCWYKKEGVGLDAVNDAFLLEASIYRLLKKYCREQPYYLNLLELFLQTSYQTELGQALDLITAQPEKIDLSRFTEQRYKTIVKYKTAFYSFYLPVAAAMYMAGIDSDEEHEHARTILLEMGEFFQIQDDFLDCYGDPSVTGKIGTDIEDNKCSWLVVQALKAVSPEQRQILEENYGQRDAAKVRKVRQLYEDLALPALYHLYEEQSYQQLQLLIALHANALSKEIFLNLVQKIYKRQK; encoded by the exons ATGAGCGGTGATGGGAAGCAGCAGGCTGCGGCCGACAGGCaggagtttgttgtttttttccagcAGATCGTTCGGGATCTCACGGCGGATGGGCTCCAGCACCCTGAGGTGGGAGATGCCATTGCGCGGCTGAAAGAG gtGCTGGAATACAACACCCCAGGGGGCAAATACAACCGGGGCTTAACCGTCGTGGCTTCCTTCCGGGAGTTGGTGGGACCCGATGTACAGAAAGGAGAAAACTTCCAGCGAGCTTTGGCTGTGGGCTGGTGCATCGAGCTG CTTCAAGCCTTCTTCCTggtggctgatgacatcatggacTATTCCGAGACCCGACGCGGCCATCCTTGCTGGTATAAGAag GAAGGCGTGGGGCTGGATGCAGTGAACGACGCTTTCCTGTTGGAGGCCTCCATCTACCGCCTGTTGAAGAAGTACTGCCGGGAGCAGCCCTACTATCTCAACCTGCTGGAGCTCTTTCTACAG acctcctATCAGACGGAACTGGGCCAGGCACTGGATCTCATTACAGCTCAGCCTGAAAAGATCGATTTGAGCCGATTCACCGAGCAGAG GTACAAGACCATCGTTAAATACAAGACGGCTTTCTACTCCTTCTATCTGCCTGTGGCTGCGGCCATGTACATG GCTGGCATTGACAGCGATGAGGAACATGAGCACGCCAGAACCATCCTGCTGGAGATGGGGGAGTTCTTCCAGATCCAG gatGACTTCCTTGACTGTTACGGTGACCCTAGTGTGACGGGAAAGATTGGTACCGATATAGAGGACAACAAGTGCAGCTGGCTGGTGGTACAGGCCTTGAAAGCTGTGAGCCCTGAGCAGCGACAGATTCTAGAG GAGAACTATGGCCAGCGTGACGCAGCCAAGGTCCGTAAGGTGAGGCAGCTGTACGAGGACCTGGCCCTGCCAGCTCTCTACCACCTGTACGAGGAGCAGAGCTACCAGCAGCTGCAGCTGCTGATCGCCCTCCACGCCAACGCCCTGTCCAAGGAAATCTTCCTGAACTTAGTCCAGAAGATCTACAAGCGGCAGAAGTGA